The genomic stretch CGTACGGCGCGCTGCAGCTGGTTCCCCGCGACCTGGCCGAGGTGGCCGGCTTTGCCGGATTCTGGCGCTTTGCCGCAGGCAACATCCCCGCAGCGGTCCGGGAAGGGCGGACCGTGCTGAGCCGGCGGGCGTTCGTCCACGCGGCACGGGCGTACGTGCCCGAGCTGGCCGTGGCGGACGTGGTGCCGGGCCGGCGCGGCATTCGGGCCCAGGCCATGAACGCCGACGGATCGCTCGTGGACGACTTTGCCATCACCGGCAGCCGGCGCATCCTGCAGGTGCGCAATGCGCCGTCGCCCGGGGCCACGTCCTCCATGGCCATCGCCGAGCACATTGTGGCACTGGCGGGCGGCCGGGCATGACGGCCGAAGGGAAGGCTGCTGCCCCGGAGCGGGGAAGGCTGCGGCGGGAATGGGCGCTGACGGCCCTAGCCTGCACGGCGTCCGCCACCCTGCTGGCCGCGGTGGTGGCCGGCATCCCGCAAAGCCAGCCGTCCGCCGTCGGACAGGCCGGCGTGGCCACCGTGACCGTGACCGACACCGCCTGCGGCGCCCAGCTGCCGCAGCAGCCCACGGGCCTGCGCAGCTTCGTGGTGGAAAACAGCGGCTCCGCACCCCAGGAGGTGTACCTGGTGGCGATGCCCGCGGTGGGCTCCGTGGTGCGCACGATCGTTCTGGGGCCGGGGACGTCCGTGCCGCTGTCGGCCGTCCTGGGGCCGGGGCAGTACGCGTTCCAGTGCCTGCTGGGCGGGCAGGAGCAGGGGCGCTCGCCGGAGTTCACCGTGGCGGGGCCGGTGCCGGAGGGCGCCAACCCGGGCATCGCCGAGACCTTTACGGGGGAACTGCAGAAGGCCGACAACCTCTACCTGAAGTACGTGGACCATGTGCTGGAGCAGCTGGACGCGGACCTGGGCACGCTGTCGGCCTCGCTGGCCTCAGGCGACCGGGGGCGGGCGCAGTCGGACTGGCTCACGGCCCGCCGGGAATGGTCGCTGCTGGGTGCGGCCTACGGCAGCTTCGGCGACCTGGGCGAGAGCATCGCCGGAAGCCCGGACGCCTCCCTCGGGGCGGCCGACCCCAACTTCAAGGGCCTGCTGCGGATTGAGCACGGGCTGTGGCACGGCGAAAGCCCGGAATCGCTGGTGCCGCTGGCGGACGCGGCCAGGGCGGACGTGGCCGCGCTGTCGGCGCAGGCGCCGACGCTGGTGGTGCAGAAGGGCTCGCTGCCGCTGCGCGCCCACGAGATCCTTGAGGACACGCTGCGCGACCAGCTCTCCGGCCAGGCCGACCAGGGCGCGGGCATGGCGCTGGCCATCACGGCCTCCGACGTGTCGGTCACCCGGACAGTGGTCACCGACCTCGCCGCCAGCCTGGATTCGAGGCGCCCCGGGTTCACCGACGAGGTGGCGGCCGGCTTGGACGCCATTGACGCCGCCCTGGCACCCCTGCACGACGGCGACTCCTGGACCCGGCTGCAGGACGCCTCCCCGGCGCAGCGGCGGCAGGTCAACGCCGCCGTGTCCGCCGCCCTGGAGGTCCTGGCCGACATCCCCCAGCTGCTGATCCTGCCGCAGGGCAGCGAATAAACCTCAAGGACGTGACATGAACAAGGACGGCAACGACACCGGCACTGGCACCGAAGGCGCGGGCGGCAGCTGCCCCTTCCCGGGGGCAGGCGGGGTGGGGCGGCGGCAGTTCCTGCGCCGTTCGCTGCTGCGCGGTGCCGTGGCGTCCGGAGCGGCCGTGGCCGCCGGGGCTGCGCTTTCAGGGGCCTCTGCGGCCCAGTCCGGGGAGGCGCCCGCGGCTGTGGCCGGCCCGGCGGAATCCTATCCCTTTGAAGGGCCGAACCAGGCGGGCATCTACCGCCCGGCCGCCCCGCAGGCGGCCTCCTGCTTTGCCGTGTTCGCCCTGACGGCGCAGGACGCCGGGGAGCTGAAGCAGCTGATGCGCACGCTCACCGCACGCATCCGCTTCCTGACCACCGGAGGGGTGCCGGCGCCCGCGGGTTCCGGCAGGCCGCCGTCGGACTCCGAGGTGCTGGGGCCGGTGGTGCCCCCGGACGGGCTCACCGTGACCGTGGGACTGGCGGCAGGGGCGTTTGACGGCCGCTTTGGGCTGGCCGGGAAGAAGCCGGAGGGGCTGACGGAGATGCGGGTCTTTCCCGCCGACGTGCCCGAGGCGAAGTGGATGGGCGGCGAGCTTCTCCTGCAGGTGTGTGCCAATTCCCAGGACACCGTCCACCACGCGCTGCGGGACCTGACGCGGCACACGCGGGCCTGGATCCAGCCGCAGTGGCAGGTCAACGGCTTTGTTTCGCCGCCGCGGCCATCCGGCACGCCGCGGAACCTGTTCGGCTACAAGGACGGCACGGCCAATCCGGCGGAGCAGGACGGGCTGGTGTGGATCGGGCCGGGGTCCGGGCAGCCGGACTGGGCCGTGGGCGGGACCTTTGTGGTGGTGCGCATCATCAAGATGCTCGTGGAGTTCTGGGACCGGGTGTCGCTGGCGGAACAGGACACCATGATCGGGCGGCGCCGGGACAGCGGGGCGCCGCTGGACGGCACGGTTGAGGCGGACGTGCCGCGCTACTCGGACGACACCATGGGTGCCGTGACACCGTTGAGCGCCCACATCCGCCTGGCAAACCCGCGCACGGACGAGACCGACGGTTCCCGCTTCCTGCGACGCGGCTACAACTATGTGCTGGGTGCCGACGCCAACGGCAACCAGGATGTGGGGCTGGTTTTCGCCTGCTACCAGGCCAACATCCAGAAACAGTTTGAGACCGTCCAGGAGCGCCTGGCGGATGAGCCCATGACCGACTACATCCAGGCGGTGGGCGGTCAATACTTCATTGCCCTGCCGGGTGTGGCCGGTGCCGGCGGGTACTTGGGCCAGACCCTCATCGAGGGCGCGTAGCCCGGGGCGCAAAGGCCCCTGATCCCAAGTAGTTTCGCGTGTCCCGGCCAAGTACTGGGGGCGGAAATCAAGTACAGGCCACGCTAGTGAGCGCTGTGCACCCAAGCCTAAAGTCAGCTACGGCTGCTCTTCTTTTTGCCTGCGGCAAGGCGCCCCGAGAACGTTTCGGAGCCCTGTCCTGGAAGCCGGAAGAGCGGGGTCGTCAGGGTCTCGACGGGCAGGTTGTTGTGTCGATTCCTTGATCCGTTGCAGGACTGACGCAGGGGCAATCGATGTTCAAGAATATTCAGTTCCGCGGGCCGGCACTGGTCCGCTTGGCAACCCTGCCCGTCGCCGCGGCGATGGTGTTTTCCTTCCTGACGGCGAGCATGGCCCCCGGACCAGCGGTGGAGACCGCCCAGGGCGCGGCCGCCGACCCGTGCGCCGTGCCCGTCACCAATGCCGTGGCGTGTGAAAACTCCAAGCCCGGCTCCAGCCCGCTGGACTGGTACGTGCCCGGGACGGGCGACCCCGACATCCAGGGCTTCGGCACCTCCATGAGCATCAACGCCGGGGAATCCATCTCCTTCAAGGTCAAGACGGCGGCCACCAAGTACCACGTGAACATCTTCCGGCTCGGCTACTACCAGGGCCTTGGCGCCCGGCAGATGCAGGGCGACATCCTTCCCTCCGCCACCCTCCCGCAGTCCCAGCCGGCCTGCGCGCAGTTCCCCGCAACCGGGCTCATCGACTGTGGCAACTGGGCGGTCTCGGCCAGCTGGGCCGCACCCGCGGACGCCGTGTCAGGGCTGTACATTGCGGTGCTGACCCGGGACGACATCGCACCGACCTCCGCCCACAGCGGCGTCAGCCAGATCCCATTTGTGCTCCGCAACGACGGCAGCACTACCGACATGGTTGTCCAGACCTCCGACCCGACCTGGCAGGCGTACAACTCCTACGGCGGCAACAGCCTGTACGGCTGCACCGTGGCCTGCCCGCCGGGCAACCCGCTGGCATACAAGGCAGCCTTCAAGGTCTCCTACAACCGCCCGTTCTTCTACACCAACATCAACGACCCCAACTGGTACCAGAGCTCCGAGTACCCCATGATCTTCTTCCTGGAGCAGAACGGCTACGACGTCAGCTACATCAGCGGCCTGGACACGGCCACCCGGCCGGCGCAACTGCTGAACCACAACGTGTTCATGTCCTCCGGCCATGACGAATACTGGTCCGGGGCGCAGCGCAGCAACGTGGAGGCCGCCCGCGACGCCGGCGTGAACCTGGCCTTCTTCACCGGCAACGAGATCTTCTGGCGGACCCGGTGGGAGCCCAGCCAGGCCGGCCCCGCCACCGCCAACCGCACCCTGGTGTCCTACAAGGACACCCACTTCAACGCACCCACCGACCCCGTGGAATGGACGGGGACCTGGCGCGACCCGCGCTACGGCACGGCCACCGGCGGCGGGAACCCGGAGAACGCCCTGACGGGCCAGATCTTCCTGGTCAACTCCGGCTCCACGGATATCACCGTCCCGGCCGCCTACGCCAAGATGCGGCTATGGCGGAACACGGCCGCGGCCAGCCTCACCGGCTCCCAGGTGCTGACGCTGGGCGCCGGGCTGGACACGCTGGGCTATGAGTGGGACGTTGACGCCGACGACGGCTTCCGCCCCGCCGGGCTCATCCGCATGTCCTCCACCACGTACAACGCCCCCGAGGTGTTCACCGACTACGGCTCCACCGTGGCACCTGCCACCGCCACCCACAACCTCACCCTGTACAAGGCGCCCAGCGGGGCCCTCGTGTTCGGCTCCGGCACCGTCCAGTGGTCCTGGGGGCTGTCCGTGGCAGGCACCGTCCAGTGGGCGTGGGGCCTGTCCGACGGCCGGCCCAACACCGATCCGAACATGCAGCAGGCCACCATGAACCTTCTGGCCGACATGAACGCCCAGCCGGCCACACCCATGGCCGGGCTGGTGCCTGCGAGCGCCTCGGCCGACACGACGGCCCCCGCCAGCACCATCACTGCACCGGCGGCCGGCACCACGGTGGCCGACGGCACCACAATGACCATCACCGGAACCGCAAGCGACACGGGCGGGGTGGTGGCCGGCGTCGAGGTTTCCACAGACAACGGCGCAACATGGCATCCTGCCGTGGGGACCGCCTCGTGGAGCTACACGTGGGTGGCGCACGGCACGCCCGCACAAACCATCCGCTCGCGCGCCACGGACGACAGCGGGAACATTGAGGCCAGCGGCCCGGCCAGGGTGGTGGGCACCACGTGCCCGTGCTCCGTCTTCGGCACCGCAGCCCCGGCCGTTGCCGATTCCGGCGACACGAACGCGGGAGAGTTTGGCGTAAAGTTCACCGCCGACACCACCGGGACCATCAAGGGGCTGCGCTTCTACAAGGCCGCAGCCAACAAGGGCACCCATGTGGGCAGCCTGTGGGGCCTTGACGGCACGCTGCTGGCCCGCGGCACGTTCACGAACGAGACGGCCAGCGGCTGGCAGACCATGACGTTTGCCACGCCGGTGCCGGTCACGGCGAACACCGTGTACGTGGCCTCCTACTATGCGCCGCAGGGCCACTACTCGGAAACCACCGGGTACATGTACAACAACCCCTCGCCCATGCCGCTGGGATCCAGCACCGTGGACGCCGGCCACCTGCACCTGCTGCGCAGCGTGCCCGGGACCGCCAACGGCATCTACACCTATGCCGGCGCACCCACGTTCCCGGACAAGTCCTTCAGCGGGGAGAACTACTGGGTTGACGTGAACTTCCTGCCCGACGCCGCCGGCGCCCCGGCCGTGATGGTCAAGACGCCGGCCAACGGGGCCACCGGGCAGGCCCGGGCCGTTGCACCGTCCGCAACGTTCAACCAGGCCGCGGTCCCGGCCAGCATCAGCTTCACGCTGGCAGGCCCCGGCGGGACGTCCGTGGCCGGTGCCACGAGCTATGCCGCCGGCACCAACACCGCCACGTTCACGCCGTCGGCCCCGCTGGCGTACGGCACCACGTACACGGCCACAGTCTCCGGTGCGGCCAATGCGGCCGGGCAGGCCATGGCCGCACCCGTGACGTGGAGCTTCACCACCCTGCCCGCGCCCGTGCCGCCCACGGTCACCTCCACCAGCCCCACCGCCGGGGCCACCGGTGTGGGGATTGCCGTGAAGCCCACGGCGACCTTTGACCAGGACGTGACGGCGGCGTCGATCACGTTCACCTTGAAGGACTCCGCCGGCACGGCCGTGCCCGCCACCGCCGCCTATGCCTCCGCCAACCGCACCGTGACCCTGACCCCGGGCCAGCCGCTGGCCTACGGCAAGCAGTACACGGCCACGGTCTCCGGCGCCACCACTGCGGCCGGGCTGCCGCTTGCGGCACCGAGCACCTGGTCGTTCACCACCACGCCGCCGCCACCGCCGCCAACCGTGGCCTCGGCCACCCCGGCGGACGGCACCGCAAACGCCGCCCTCAGCACGGCCCCCAAGGCCGTGTTCAGCACCGACGTGGCGCCCGCCTCGATCGTGATGACGGTCAAGGACGCCTCCGGGGCCGCCGTTGCCGGGGCCGTGGCCTACGACGCCGCCGCCAAGGCCGCGACGTTCACCCCGACCGCCCTTCTGGCGTTTGGCACCAGCTTCACCGCCACTGTCAGCGCCGCCACGAGCACTGCCGGGCAGGGCCTTGCGGCACCGTTCTCCTGGACGTTCACCACCGTGGCGGCACCCATCTGCCCGTGCACCGTGTTCTCCGGCTCCGACGCGCCCGCGACCGGGTCCGAACCGGACACGGACAAGGTGCAGCTGGGCATGAAGTTCCGGTCCGACCTGCCCGGCTACATCACCGGCATCCGCTTCTACAAGGGCTCTGCCAACACGGGCACGCACACCGGCTACCTGTGGAGCCGCACCGGCACCCTGCTCTCCTCCGTGACGTTCGCCAATGAGACTGCGAGCGGCTGGCAGCAGGCCGACCTGGCATCACCGGTGGCCATCACCCCCAACACCACCTACGTGGTGTCGTACCTGGCACCCAACGGCGGGTACTCCGCCACCAGCGGCGGCCTGGCAGCCGCCAAGGTCAACGCGCCCCTGACCGGTCTCGCCAGCGGCCTTGACGGGCTCAACGGCGTGTTCCGCTACGGCGACTCGAACTTCCCCACGGACAGCTTCCAGAACACCAACTACTGGGTGGACGCCGTGTTCAGCCCCACCGCCACCCCGGCTCCCAAGGTCTCGGCCACGACGCCGGCGGCCAACGCCTCCGGGGTGGTGCCCTCCGTGGCGCCGCGCGCCACATTCAACTGGGCCGTTGACCCGGCCACCGTGTCCTTCACCCTCAAGGACCCGGCCGGCACGGCGGTGCCCGGCACCCTGTCCTACGACTCCGTAGCCAACGCCTCCACCTTCACCCCCGGCCAGCAGCTGGCCTATGCGACGGCGTACACCGCCACCGTGTCCGGGGCGAAGAACCAGGCGGGAGGGACGATGGCTGCCCCCTACAGCTGGACCTTCACCACGATGGCCGCACCGGCCTGCCCGTGCAGCGTCTTCCCCGTCGCGGCAACACCTGGCACCACCAGCGCGAACGACCCGGACGCCGTCCAGCTCGGCATGAGGTTCCGCTCCGATGTGGGCGGCACCGTGACCGGCGTGAAGTTCTACAAGGGGGCGGGAAACACCGGCACGCACACCGGCTACCTGTGGTCCGGCACCGGGTCCCTGCTGGGCACGGTGACGTTCACCAATGAGACTGCCAGCGGCTGGCAGAGCGCCCAGTTCACCACGCCCATCCCGATCGCCGCCAACACGGCCTACATCGTGTCCTACTTCGCCCCGAACGGGCACTACGCCGCCGATTCCGGCGGGTTCACCGGCGCTGTGGACAAGGCGCCGCTGCACGCACCGGCATCGACGTCCACGGCCGGCAACGGCGTCTACCGCTACGGCGACTCCACGTTCCCCACGGCCAGCTTCCAGTCCTCCAACTACTGGGTCGACGTCATCTTCACGACCCCCTAGGCCCCCATGCACGCAATCCACGACTCGAAGGAGACCATCACCGTGAGCATCCATGTTGATCCCGCTGCAGATTCTCGGCTTGCCGCCCCAGTGGCACGGCCCGATTCCCGCCCGGACCATCCGGCGGTTCCCTGCAAGGTGGTTCTGGGCGGCACCGAGGTGGACCTGAGCACCTTCGAAGGCGCGGTGGATCGCATCATTGCCGCCGCAGGTGAACCGCGGGAGCGTCCCCTGGCCGTGGCCTCCGCCAACCTGGACCACGTGTTCCACTTCGGCACCAGCGGCCGCTGGCACGGCCTGCTGGAGAACAGCGGCAACCTCGACTGGCTTACGCTCCTGGACGGGGCGCCGCTGCGGGCCAAGGCCACGGCCCTGACCGGGCACGACTGGCCCCGGCTGGCCGGCAGCGACCTGATCGACCCGCTCCTGGACCGGGCCCGGGAGGAGGGCCTGTCCGTGGGGTTCCTGGGCGGCTCCGAAGCCACCCACGCCCTGTTGAAGGAACAGTTCGCCCGGCACCGCCCGGACCTGCAGGTCTCCGGATGGTGGGCGCCGGAACGCCCCATCCTGGCCGACAGGGACTCCTCGGAGGAACTGGCCGCCGAGATTGCCGCCTCCGGCACGGACATGCTGGTGGTGGGCCTGGGCAAGCCGCGGCAGGAGCTGTGGATGTCCGAATACGGGGCCCTGACCGGCGCCCCGGTGCTGCTGGCCTTCGGGGCCGTGGTGGACTTCCTGGCCGGGCGGATCCAGCGGGCGCCGCAGGCCGTGGCCGACGCCGGCATGGAGTGGGCCTGGCGGCTGGCCATGGAGCCCCAGCGCCTGGCCCGCCGCTACCTGGTGCAGGGCCCCGAAGCCTACCTGCGCATGAACCGCCACAGCAGCGTCGACGGCGCCCCCCGCACCGCACCGTTGCCCGTGCAGCCGCCCGCCAGGGCCGCCGAGACACCGGAAGGCGCCTTCACGCCGTCGGACTTCCTGGCGGATGTGACAGTGGTGCTGGTGACGTACAACAACGAAGCGGACATTGACCCGCTCCTGGAGGGCCTGCGCGGGGAGACGGGGTCGCAGTCGCTGAAGGTGGTGGTGGCCGACAACGGCTCCAGCGACGGGACCTGCGAGAAGCTGGCCGCGCACCCGGACGTCATCCTCGCGGAGACCGGCGGGAACGTGGGCTACGCCGGCGGCATCAATGCGGCGCTGCGGCAGGCCGGCCCACACCACGACGTGCTGGTGCTGAACCCCGACCTGCGCATCCTGCCCGGCGCCGTCAGGACGCTGCGGCGGCGCATGCGCGTCTCCGGCGCGGGCATTGTGGTGCCGAGGCTGCTCGACGCCGACGGCACCACCTACACGTCGCTGCGGCGCGAGCCGACCCTGGGCAAGGCCGTGGGCGACGCCCTGTTCGGCGGGAAGCTGGCCGGGCGGCCGGAATGGCTGAGCGAGATCGACTACAACGCTGAAAGCTACCAGTTCCCGCACCCG from Arthrobacter stackebrandtii encodes the following:
- a CDS encoding EfeM/EfeO family lipoprotein, with product MTAEGKAAAPERGRLRREWALTALACTASATLLAAVVAGIPQSQPSAVGQAGVATVTVTDTACGAQLPQQPTGLRSFVVENSGSAPQEVYLVAMPAVGSVVRTIVLGPGTSVPLSAVLGPGQYAFQCLLGGQEQGRSPEFTVAGPVPEGANPGIAETFTGELQKADNLYLKYVDHVLEQLDADLGTLSASLASGDRGRAQSDWLTARREWSLLGAAYGSFGDLGESIAGSPDASLGAADPNFKGLLRIEHGLWHGESPESLVPLADAARADVAALSAQAPTLVVQKGSLPLRAHEILEDTLRDQLSGQADQGAGMALAITASDVSVTRTVVTDLAASLDSRRPGFTDEVAAGLDAIDAALAPLHDGDSWTRLQDASPAQRRQVNAAVSAALEVLADIPQLLILPQGSE
- a CDS encoding Dyp-type peroxidase; the protein is MNKDGNDTGTGTEGAGGSCPFPGAGGVGRRQFLRRSLLRGAVASGAAVAAGAALSGASAAQSGEAPAAVAGPAESYPFEGPNQAGIYRPAAPQAASCFAVFALTAQDAGELKQLMRTLTARIRFLTTGGVPAPAGSGRPPSDSEVLGPVVPPDGLTVTVGLAAGAFDGRFGLAGKKPEGLTEMRVFPADVPEAKWMGGELLLQVCANSQDTVHHALRDLTRHTRAWIQPQWQVNGFVSPPRPSGTPRNLFGYKDGTANPAEQDGLVWIGPGSGQPDWAVGGTFVVVRIIKMLVEFWDRVSLAEQDTMIGRRRDSGAPLDGTVEADVPRYSDDTMGAVTPLSAHIRLANPRTDETDGSRFLRRGYNYVLGADANGNQDVGLVFACYQANIQKQFETVQERLADEPMTDYIQAVGGQYFIALPGVAGAGGYLGQTLIEGA
- a CDS encoding DUF4082 domain-containing protein yields the protein MFKNIQFRGPALVRLATLPVAAAMVFSFLTASMAPGPAVETAQGAAADPCAVPVTNAVACENSKPGSSPLDWYVPGTGDPDIQGFGTSMSINAGESISFKVKTAATKYHVNIFRLGYYQGLGARQMQGDILPSATLPQSQPACAQFPATGLIDCGNWAVSASWAAPADAVSGLYIAVLTRDDIAPTSAHSGVSQIPFVLRNDGSTTDMVVQTSDPTWQAYNSYGGNSLYGCTVACPPGNPLAYKAAFKVSYNRPFFYTNINDPNWYQSSEYPMIFFLEQNGYDVSYISGLDTATRPAQLLNHNVFMSSGHDEYWSGAQRSNVEAARDAGVNLAFFTGNEIFWRTRWEPSQAGPATANRTLVSYKDTHFNAPTDPVEWTGTWRDPRYGTATGGGNPENALTGQIFLVNSGSTDITVPAAYAKMRLWRNTAAASLTGSQVLTLGAGLDTLGYEWDVDADDGFRPAGLIRMSSTTYNAPEVFTDYGSTVAPATATHNLTLYKAPSGALVFGSGTVQWSWGLSVAGTVQWAWGLSDGRPNTDPNMQQATMNLLADMNAQPATPMAGLVPASASADTTAPASTITAPAAGTTVADGTTMTITGTASDTGGVVAGVEVSTDNGATWHPAVGTASWSYTWVAHGTPAQTIRSRATDDSGNIEASGPARVVGTTCPCSVFGTAAPAVADSGDTNAGEFGVKFTADTTGTIKGLRFYKAAANKGTHVGSLWGLDGTLLARGTFTNETASGWQTMTFATPVPVTANTVYVASYYAPQGHYSETTGYMYNNPSPMPLGSSTVDAGHLHLLRSVPGTANGIYTYAGAPTFPDKSFSGENYWVDVNFLPDAAGAPAVMVKTPANGATGQARAVAPSATFNQAAVPASISFTLAGPGGTSVAGATSYAAGTNTATFTPSAPLAYGTTYTATVSGAANAAGQAMAAPVTWSFTTLPAPVPPTVTSTSPTAGATGVGIAVKPTATFDQDVTAASITFTLKDSAGTAVPATAAYASANRTVTLTPGQPLAYGKQYTATVSGATTAAGLPLAAPSTWSFTTTPPPPPPTVASATPADGTANAALSTAPKAVFSTDVAPASIVMTVKDASGAAVAGAVAYDAAAKAATFTPTALLAFGTSFTATVSAATSTAGQGLAAPFSWTFTTVAAPICPCTVFSGSDAPATGSEPDTDKVQLGMKFRSDLPGYITGIRFYKGSANTGTHTGYLWSRTGTLLSSVTFANETASGWQQADLASPVAITPNTTYVVSYLAPNGGYSATSGGLAAAKVNAPLTGLASGLDGLNGVFRYGDSNFPTDSFQNTNYWVDAVFSPTATPAPKVSATTPAANASGVVPSVAPRATFNWAVDPATVSFTLKDPAGTAVPGTLSYDSVANASTFTPGQQLAYATAYTATVSGAKNQAGGTMAAPYSWTFTTMAAPACPCSVFPVAATPGTTSANDPDAVQLGMRFRSDVGGTVTGVKFYKGAGNTGTHTGYLWSGTGSLLGTVTFTNETASGWQSAQFTTPIPIAANTAYIVSYFAPNGHYAADSGGFTGAVDKAPLHAPASTSTAGNGVYRYGDSTFPTASFQSSNYWVDVIFTTP
- a CDS encoding WecB/TagA/CpsF family glycosyltransferase is translated as MSIHVDPAADSRLAAPVARPDSRPDHPAVPCKVVLGGTEVDLSTFEGAVDRIIAAAGEPRERPLAVASANLDHVFHFGTSGRWHGLLENSGNLDWLTLLDGAPLRAKATALTGHDWPRLAGSDLIDPLLDRAREEGLSVGFLGGSEATHALLKEQFARHRPDLQVSGWWAPERPILADRDSSEELAAEIAASGTDMLVVGLGKPRQELWMSEYGALTGAPVLLAFGAVVDFLAGRIQRAPQAVADAGMEWAWRLAMEPQRLARRYLVQGPEAYLRMNRHSSVDGAPRTAPLPVQPPARAAETPEGAFTPSDFLADVTVVLVTYNNEADIDPLLEGLRGETGSQSLKVVVADNGSSDGTCEKLAAHPDVILAETGGNVGYAGGINAALRQAGPHHDVLVLNPDLRILPGAVRTLRRRMRVSGAGIVVPRLLDADGTTYTSLRREPTLGKAVGDALFGGKLAGRPEWLSEIDYNAESYQFPHPIEWATGAAVLISGTVAGHVGDWDEQFFLYSEETDYFRRAREHGHTAWFEPSASMVHSRGGSGASADLAALMAVNRVRYAATHHSRGYAALVRSVGATAELARSYKAGNRRAFMALAGMRDWKSLPHASSAPAPAAAVGEFPSGAVIIPAHNEAAVIARTLRPLAALAASGAVEVIVACNGCTDNTAAIAASFPGVIVLDFKTPSKTAALNAADVACTRWPRLYLDADIEVAPDAVADVFRHLGKPGALAARPSFRYETSGADRLVKAYYRARLRIPAMSEHLWGAGAYAVSLAGHARFGHFPAATADDAFVDSLFKPSEKAVLPTRPVVVRVPLHTRELYRTLRRIYRGNQQLALNTASGDAMPAVPAAAQPAGGTGLGKLLRSVTGPAALVDAGIYASLALAGKATRSRSLTLGGGWDRDESSRTA